One Plectropomus leopardus isolate mb chromosome 1, YSFRI_Pleo_2.0, whole genome shotgun sequence DNA segment encodes these proteins:
- the mafa gene encoding transcription factor Maf: MASELAMSNSDLPTSPLAMEYVNDFDLMKFEVKKEPVEPDRNISQCSRLIAGGSLSSTPMSTPCSSVPPSPSFSAPSPGSGSEQKTHIEDFYWMSGYQQQLNPEALGFSPEDAVEALINSSHQLQSFDGYARGQQFAGAAGAGGTMAGEEMGSAAAVVSAVIAAAAAQNGGQHHHHHHHHHSSSHHQAPGVQSNGASGTIHPHMRLDDRFSDEQLVTMSVRELNRQLRGVSKEEVIRLKQKRRTLKNRGYAQSCRFKRVQQRHVLEGEKTQLIQQVDHLKQEISRLVRERDAYKEKYEKLISNGFRENGSSSDNNPSSPEFFMSSRKFLHL; this comes from the coding sequence ATGGCATCAGAgctggcaatgagcaactccgACCTGCCCACCAGTCCCCTGGCCATGGAATATGTTAATGACTTCGATCTGATGAAGTTTGAAGTGAAAAAGGAGCCGGTGGAGCCCGATCGCAACATCAGCCAGTGCAGTCGCCTTATCGCCGGGGGATCCTTGTCTTCCACCCCGATGAGCACGCCGTGCAGCTCGGTGCCCCCTTCCCCAAGCTTCTCGGCGCCCAGTCCGGGCTCGGGGAGCGAGCAGAAGACACACATAGAGGATTTCTACTGGATGTCCGGTTATCAACAGCAGTTGAATCCAGAGGCGCTGGGCTTCAGCCCCGAAGACGCAGTCGAGGCGCTGATCAACAGCAGTCACCAGCTCCAGTCCTTCGATGGCTACGCCAGGGGACAGCAGTTTGCAGGCGCAGCCGGAGCAGGAGGCACCATGGCCGGGGAAGAGATGGGCTCCGCCGCGGCGGTGGTGTCGGCAGTTATCGCTGCGGCAGCCGCTCAGAACGGAGggcaacaccaccaccaccaccatcaccaccacagcagcagccaccACCAGGCACCCGGAGTCCAGTCCAACGGCGCTTCTGGGACAATTCACCCACACATGCGCTTGGACGACCGGTTTTCGGACGAGCAGCTGGTCACCATGTCAGTGCGGGAGCTCAACCGGCAGCTACGGGGGGTCAGCAAGGAAGAAGTGATCAGATTGAAACAGAAGAGGAGGACCCTAAAGAACAGAGGCTACGCTCAGTCCTGCCGGTTCAAGCGGGTCCAGCAGCGGCACGTCCTGGAGGGAGAGAAGACGCAACTCATCCAGCAGGTCGATCACCTAAAGCAGGAGATCTCCAGGCTGGTCCGGGAGAGGGACGCGTACAAAGAAAAGTATGAGAAGCTCATCAGCAACGGCTTCAGAGAAAATGGATCCAGCAGTGACAACAACCCTTCATCCCCGGAGTTTTTCAT